A portion of the Callithrix jacchus isolate 240 chromosome 21, calJac240_pri, whole genome shotgun sequence genome contains these proteins:
- the DYRK1A gene encoding dual specificity tyrosine-phosphorylation-regulated kinase 1A isoform X1, whose product MHTGGETSACKPSSVRLAPSFSFHAAGLQMAGQMPHSHQYSDRRQPNISDQQVSALSYSDQIQQPLTNQVMPDIVMLQRRMPQTFRDPATAPLRKLSVDLIKTYKHINEVYYAKKKRRHQQGQGDDSSHKKERKVYNDGYDDDNYDYIVKNGEKWMDRYEIDSLIGKGSFGQVVKAYDRVEQEWVAIKIIKNKKAFLNQAQIEVRLLELMNKHDTEMKYYIVHLKRHFMFRNHLCLVFEMLSYNLYDLLRNTNFRGVSLNLTRKFAQQMCTALLFLATPELSIIHCDLKPENILLCNPKRSAIKIVDFGSSCQLGQRIYQYIQSRFYRSPEVLLGMPYDLAIDMWSLGCILVEMHTGEPLFSGANEVDQMNKIVEVLGIPPAHILDQAPKARKFFEKLPDGSWNLKKTKDGKREYKPPGSRKLHNILGVETGGPGGRRAGESGHTVADYLKFKDLILRMLDYDPKTRIQPYYALQHSFFKKTADEGTNTSNSVSTSPAMEQSQSSGTTSSTSSSSGGSSGTSNSGRARSDPTHQHRHSGGHFTAAVQAMDCETHSPQVRQQFPAPLGWSGTEAPTQVTVETHPVQETTFHVAPQQNALHHHHGNSSHHHHHHHHHHHHHGQQALGNRTRPRVYNSPTNSSSTQDSMEVGHSHHSMTSLSSSTTSSSTSSSSTGNQGNQAYQNRPVAANTLDFGQNGAMDVNLTVYSNPRQETGIAGHPTYQFSANTGPAHYMTEGHLTMRQGADREESPMTGVCVQQSPVASS is encoded by the exons gaggagagactTCAGCATGCAAACCTTCATCTGTTCGGCTTGCACCGTCATTTTCATTCCATGCTGCTGGCCTTCAGATGGCTGGACAGATGCCCCATTCACATCAGTACAGTGACCGTCGCCAGCCAAACATAAGTGACCAACAGGTTTCTGCCTTATCGTATTCTGACCAGATTCAGCAACCTCTAACTAACCAG GTGATGCCTGATATTGTCATGTTACAGAGGCGGATGCCCCAAACCTTCCGTGACCCAGCAACTGCTCCCCTGAGAAAACTCTCTGTTGACTTGATCAAAACATACAAGCATATTAATGAG GTTTACTATGCAAAAAAGAAGCGAAGACACCAACAGGGCCAGGGAGACGATTCTAGTCATAAGAAGGAACGGAAGGTCTACAATGATGGTTATGATGATGATAACTATGATTATATTGTAAAAAACGGAGAAAAGTGGATGGATCGTTACGAAATTGACTCCTTGATAGGCAAAGGTTCCTTTGGTCAG GTTGTAAAGGCATATGATCGTGTGGAGCAAGAATGGGTtgccattaaaataataaagaacaagaaGGCTTTTCTGAATCAAGCCCAGATAGAAGTGCGACTTCTTGAGCTCATGAACAAACATGACACTGAAATGAAATACTACATAG tgCATTTGAAACGCCACTTTATGTTTCGAAACCATCTCTGTTTAGTTTTTGAAATGCTGTCCTACAACCTCTATGATTTGTTGAGAAACACCAATTTCCGAGGGGTCTCTTTGAATCTAACACGAAAGTTTGCGCAGCAGATGTGCACTGCACTGCTTTTCCTTGCGACTCCAGAACTTAGTATCATTCACTGTGACCTAAAACCTGAAAATATCCTTCTTTGTAACCCCAAACGCAGTGCAATCAAGATCGTTGACTTTGGCAGTTCTTGTCAATTGGGGCAGAGG ATATACCAGTATATTCAGAGTCGCTTTTACCGGTCTCCAGAGGTGCTACTGGGAATGCCTTATGACCTTGCCATTGACATGTGGTCCCTCGGGTGTATTTTGGTTGAAATGCACACTGGAGAACCTCTGTTCAGTGGTGCCAATGAG gtAGATCAGATGAATAAAATAGTGGAAGTTCTGGGTATTCCACCTGCTCATATTCTCGACCAAGCACCAAAAGCAAGAAAGTTCTTTGAGAAGTTGCCAGATGGCTCTTGGAACTTAAAGAAGACCAAAGATGGAAAACGG gAGTACAAACCACCAGGATCCCGTAAACTTCATAATATTCTTGGAGTAGAAACAGGAGGACCTGGTGGGCGGCGTGCTGGGGAGTCAGGTCATACGGTCGCTGACTACTTGAAGTTCAAAGACCTCATTTTAAGGATGCTTGATTATGACCCCAAAACACGAATTCAACCTTACTATGCTCTGCAGCACAGTTTCTTCAAGAAAACAGCTGACGAAGGTACAAATACAAGTAATAGTGTGTCTACAAGTCCCGCCATGGAGCAGTCCCAGTCTTCGGGCACCACCTCCAGCACATCGTCAAGCTCAG GTGGCTCATCGGGGACGAGCAACAGTGGGAGAGCCCGGTCAGATCCGACGCACCAGCATCGGCACAGCGGCGGGCACTTCACAGCTGCTGTGCAGGCCATGGACTGCGAGACACACAGTCCCCAG GTGCGTCAGCAATTTCCTGCTCCTCTTGGTTGGTCAGGCACTGAAGCTCCTACACAGGTCACTGTTGAAACTCATCCTGTTCAAGAAACCACCTTTCATGTAGCCCCTCAACAGAATGCATTGCATCATCACCATGGAAACAGttcccatcaccatcaccaccaccaccaccatcaccaccaccatggaCAACAAGCCTTGGGTAACCGGACCAGGCCAAGGGTCTACAATTCTCCAACGAATAGCTCCTCTACCCAAGATTCTATGGAGGTTGGCCACAGTCACCACTCCATGACATCCCTGTCTTCCTCAACGACTTCTTCCTCGACATCTTCCTCCTCTACTGGTAATCAAGGCAATCAGGCCTACCAGAATCGCCCAGTGGCTGCTAATACCTTGGACTTTGGACAAAATGGAGCTATGGACGTTAATTTGACCGTCTACTCCAATCCCCGCCAAGAGACTGGCATAGCTGGACATCCAACATACCAGTTTTCTGCTAATACAGGTCCTGCACATTACATGACTGAAGGACATCTGACAATGAGGCAAGGGGCTGATAGAGAAGAGTCCCCCATGACAGGAGTTTGTGTGCAACAGAGTCCTGTAGCTAGCTCGTGA
- the DYRK1A gene encoding dual specificity tyrosine-phosphorylation-regulated kinase 1A isoform X2, translating to MHTGGETSACKPSSVRLAPSFSFHAAGLQMAGQMPHSHQYSDRRQPNISDQQVSALSYSDQIQQPLTNQRRMPQTFRDPATAPLRKLSVDLIKTYKHINEVYYAKKKRRHQQGQGDDSSHKKERKVYNDGYDDDNYDYIVKNGEKWMDRYEIDSLIGKGSFGQVVKAYDRVEQEWVAIKIIKNKKAFLNQAQIEVRLLELMNKHDTEMKYYIVHLKRHFMFRNHLCLVFEMLSYNLYDLLRNTNFRGVSLNLTRKFAQQMCTALLFLATPELSIIHCDLKPENILLCNPKRSAIKIVDFGSSCQLGQRIYQYIQSRFYRSPEVLLGMPYDLAIDMWSLGCILVEMHTGEPLFSGANEVDQMNKIVEVLGIPPAHILDQAPKARKFFEKLPDGSWNLKKTKDGKREYKPPGSRKLHNILGVETGGPGGRRAGESGHTVADYLKFKDLILRMLDYDPKTRIQPYYALQHSFFKKTADEGTNTSNSVSTSPAMEQSQSSGTTSSTSSSSGGSSGTSNSGRARSDPTHQHRHSGGHFTAAVQAMDCETHSPQVRQQFPAPLGWSGTEAPTQVTVETHPVQETTFHVAPQQNALHHHHGNSSHHHHHHHHHHHHHGQQALGNRTRPRVYNSPTNSSSTQDSMEVGHSHHSMTSLSSSTTSSSTSSSSTGNQGNQAYQNRPVAANTLDFGQNGAMDVNLTVYSNPRQETGIAGHPTYQFSANTGPAHYMTEGHLTMRQGADREESPMTGVCVQQSPVASS from the exons gaggagagactTCAGCATGCAAACCTTCATCTGTTCGGCTTGCACCGTCATTTTCATTCCATGCTGCTGGCCTTCAGATGGCTGGACAGATGCCCCATTCACATCAGTACAGTGACCGTCGCCAGCCAAACATAAGTGACCAACAGGTTTCTGCCTTATCGTATTCTGACCAGATTCAGCAACCTCTAACTAACCAG AGGCGGATGCCCCAAACCTTCCGTGACCCAGCAACTGCTCCCCTGAGAAAACTCTCTGTTGACTTGATCAAAACATACAAGCATATTAATGAG GTTTACTATGCAAAAAAGAAGCGAAGACACCAACAGGGCCAGGGAGACGATTCTAGTCATAAGAAGGAACGGAAGGTCTACAATGATGGTTATGATGATGATAACTATGATTATATTGTAAAAAACGGAGAAAAGTGGATGGATCGTTACGAAATTGACTCCTTGATAGGCAAAGGTTCCTTTGGTCAG GTTGTAAAGGCATATGATCGTGTGGAGCAAGAATGGGTtgccattaaaataataaagaacaagaaGGCTTTTCTGAATCAAGCCCAGATAGAAGTGCGACTTCTTGAGCTCATGAACAAACATGACACTGAAATGAAATACTACATAG tgCATTTGAAACGCCACTTTATGTTTCGAAACCATCTCTGTTTAGTTTTTGAAATGCTGTCCTACAACCTCTATGATTTGTTGAGAAACACCAATTTCCGAGGGGTCTCTTTGAATCTAACACGAAAGTTTGCGCAGCAGATGTGCACTGCACTGCTTTTCCTTGCGACTCCAGAACTTAGTATCATTCACTGTGACCTAAAACCTGAAAATATCCTTCTTTGTAACCCCAAACGCAGTGCAATCAAGATCGTTGACTTTGGCAGTTCTTGTCAATTGGGGCAGAGG ATATACCAGTATATTCAGAGTCGCTTTTACCGGTCTCCAGAGGTGCTACTGGGAATGCCTTATGACCTTGCCATTGACATGTGGTCCCTCGGGTGTATTTTGGTTGAAATGCACACTGGAGAACCTCTGTTCAGTGGTGCCAATGAG gtAGATCAGATGAATAAAATAGTGGAAGTTCTGGGTATTCCACCTGCTCATATTCTCGACCAAGCACCAAAAGCAAGAAAGTTCTTTGAGAAGTTGCCAGATGGCTCTTGGAACTTAAAGAAGACCAAAGATGGAAAACGG gAGTACAAACCACCAGGATCCCGTAAACTTCATAATATTCTTGGAGTAGAAACAGGAGGACCTGGTGGGCGGCGTGCTGGGGAGTCAGGTCATACGGTCGCTGACTACTTGAAGTTCAAAGACCTCATTTTAAGGATGCTTGATTATGACCCCAAAACACGAATTCAACCTTACTATGCTCTGCAGCACAGTTTCTTCAAGAAAACAGCTGACGAAGGTACAAATACAAGTAATAGTGTGTCTACAAGTCCCGCCATGGAGCAGTCCCAGTCTTCGGGCACCACCTCCAGCACATCGTCAAGCTCAG GTGGCTCATCGGGGACGAGCAACAGTGGGAGAGCCCGGTCAGATCCGACGCACCAGCATCGGCACAGCGGCGGGCACTTCACAGCTGCTGTGCAGGCCATGGACTGCGAGACACACAGTCCCCAG GTGCGTCAGCAATTTCCTGCTCCTCTTGGTTGGTCAGGCACTGAAGCTCCTACACAGGTCACTGTTGAAACTCATCCTGTTCAAGAAACCACCTTTCATGTAGCCCCTCAACAGAATGCATTGCATCATCACCATGGAAACAGttcccatcaccatcaccaccaccaccaccatcaccaccaccatggaCAACAAGCCTTGGGTAACCGGACCAGGCCAAGGGTCTACAATTCTCCAACGAATAGCTCCTCTACCCAAGATTCTATGGAGGTTGGCCACAGTCACCACTCCATGACATCCCTGTCTTCCTCAACGACTTCTTCCTCGACATCTTCCTCCTCTACTGGTAATCAAGGCAATCAGGCCTACCAGAATCGCCCAGTGGCTGCTAATACCTTGGACTTTGGACAAAATGGAGCTATGGACGTTAATTTGACCGTCTACTCCAATCCCCGCCAAGAGACTGGCATAGCTGGACATCCAACATACCAGTTTTCTGCTAATACAGGTCCTGCACATTACATGACTGAAGGACATCTGACAATGAGGCAAGGGGCTGATAGAGAAGAGTCCCCCATGACAGGAGTTTGTGTGCAACAGAGTCCTGTAGCTAGCTCGTGA
- the DYRK1A gene encoding dual specificity tyrosine-phosphorylation-regulated kinase 1A isoform X3, producing MAGQMPHSHQYSDRRQPNISDQQVSALSYSDQIQQPLTNQVMPDIVMLQRRMPQTFRDPATAPLRKLSVDLIKTYKHINEVYYAKKKRRHQQGQGDDSSHKKERKVYNDGYDDDNYDYIVKNGEKWMDRYEIDSLIGKGSFGQVVKAYDRVEQEWVAIKIIKNKKAFLNQAQIEVRLLELMNKHDTEMKYYIVHLKRHFMFRNHLCLVFEMLSYNLYDLLRNTNFRGVSLNLTRKFAQQMCTALLFLATPELSIIHCDLKPENILLCNPKRSAIKIVDFGSSCQLGQRIYQYIQSRFYRSPEVLLGMPYDLAIDMWSLGCILVEMHTGEPLFSGANEVDQMNKIVEVLGIPPAHILDQAPKARKFFEKLPDGSWNLKKTKDGKREYKPPGSRKLHNILGVETGGPGGRRAGESGHTVADYLKFKDLILRMLDYDPKTRIQPYYALQHSFFKKTADEGTNTSNSVSTSPAMEQSQSSGTTSSTSSSSGGSSGTSNSGRARSDPTHQHRHSGGHFTAAVQAMDCETHSPQVRQQFPAPLGWSGTEAPTQVTVETHPVQETTFHVAPQQNALHHHHGNSSHHHHHHHHHHHHHGQQALGNRTRPRVYNSPTNSSSTQDSMEVGHSHHSMTSLSSSTTSSSTSSSSTGNQGNQAYQNRPVAANTLDFGQNGAMDVNLTVYSNPRQETGIAGHPTYQFSANTGPAHYMTEGHLTMRQGADREESPMTGVCVQQSPVASS from the exons ATGGCTGGACAGATGCCCCATTCACATCAGTACAGTGACCGTCGCCAGCCAAACATAAGTGACCAACAGGTTTCTGCCTTATCGTATTCTGACCAGATTCAGCAACCTCTAACTAACCAG GTGATGCCTGATATTGTCATGTTACAGAGGCGGATGCCCCAAACCTTCCGTGACCCAGCAACTGCTCCCCTGAGAAAACTCTCTGTTGACTTGATCAAAACATACAAGCATATTAATGAG GTTTACTATGCAAAAAAGAAGCGAAGACACCAACAGGGCCAGGGAGACGATTCTAGTCATAAGAAGGAACGGAAGGTCTACAATGATGGTTATGATGATGATAACTATGATTATATTGTAAAAAACGGAGAAAAGTGGATGGATCGTTACGAAATTGACTCCTTGATAGGCAAAGGTTCCTTTGGTCAG GTTGTAAAGGCATATGATCGTGTGGAGCAAGAATGGGTtgccattaaaataataaagaacaagaaGGCTTTTCTGAATCAAGCCCAGATAGAAGTGCGACTTCTTGAGCTCATGAACAAACATGACACTGAAATGAAATACTACATAG tgCATTTGAAACGCCACTTTATGTTTCGAAACCATCTCTGTTTAGTTTTTGAAATGCTGTCCTACAACCTCTATGATTTGTTGAGAAACACCAATTTCCGAGGGGTCTCTTTGAATCTAACACGAAAGTTTGCGCAGCAGATGTGCACTGCACTGCTTTTCCTTGCGACTCCAGAACTTAGTATCATTCACTGTGACCTAAAACCTGAAAATATCCTTCTTTGTAACCCCAAACGCAGTGCAATCAAGATCGTTGACTTTGGCAGTTCTTGTCAATTGGGGCAGAGG ATATACCAGTATATTCAGAGTCGCTTTTACCGGTCTCCAGAGGTGCTACTGGGAATGCCTTATGACCTTGCCATTGACATGTGGTCCCTCGGGTGTATTTTGGTTGAAATGCACACTGGAGAACCTCTGTTCAGTGGTGCCAATGAG gtAGATCAGATGAATAAAATAGTGGAAGTTCTGGGTATTCCACCTGCTCATATTCTCGACCAAGCACCAAAAGCAAGAAAGTTCTTTGAGAAGTTGCCAGATGGCTCTTGGAACTTAAAGAAGACCAAAGATGGAAAACGG gAGTACAAACCACCAGGATCCCGTAAACTTCATAATATTCTTGGAGTAGAAACAGGAGGACCTGGTGGGCGGCGTGCTGGGGAGTCAGGTCATACGGTCGCTGACTACTTGAAGTTCAAAGACCTCATTTTAAGGATGCTTGATTATGACCCCAAAACACGAATTCAACCTTACTATGCTCTGCAGCACAGTTTCTTCAAGAAAACAGCTGACGAAGGTACAAATACAAGTAATAGTGTGTCTACAAGTCCCGCCATGGAGCAGTCCCAGTCTTCGGGCACCACCTCCAGCACATCGTCAAGCTCAG GTGGCTCATCGGGGACGAGCAACAGTGGGAGAGCCCGGTCAGATCCGACGCACCAGCATCGGCACAGCGGCGGGCACTTCACAGCTGCTGTGCAGGCCATGGACTGCGAGACACACAGTCCCCAG GTGCGTCAGCAATTTCCTGCTCCTCTTGGTTGGTCAGGCACTGAAGCTCCTACACAGGTCACTGTTGAAACTCATCCTGTTCAAGAAACCACCTTTCATGTAGCCCCTCAACAGAATGCATTGCATCATCACCATGGAAACAGttcccatcaccatcaccaccaccaccaccatcaccaccaccatggaCAACAAGCCTTGGGTAACCGGACCAGGCCAAGGGTCTACAATTCTCCAACGAATAGCTCCTCTACCCAAGATTCTATGGAGGTTGGCCACAGTCACCACTCCATGACATCCCTGTCTTCCTCAACGACTTCTTCCTCGACATCTTCCTCCTCTACTGGTAATCAAGGCAATCAGGCCTACCAGAATCGCCCAGTGGCTGCTAATACCTTGGACTTTGGACAAAATGGAGCTATGGACGTTAATTTGACCGTCTACTCCAATCCCCGCCAAGAGACTGGCATAGCTGGACATCCAACATACCAGTTTTCTGCTAATACAGGTCCTGCACATTACATGACTGAAGGACATCTGACAATGAGGCAAGGGGCTGATAGAGAAGAGTCCCCCATGACAGGAGTTTGTGTGCAACAGAGTCCTGTAGCTAGCTCGTGA
- the DYRK1A gene encoding dual specificity tyrosine-phosphorylation-regulated kinase 1A isoform X4 → MAGQMPHSHQYSDRRQPNISDQQVSALSYSDQIQQPLTNQRRMPQTFRDPATAPLRKLSVDLIKTYKHINEVYYAKKKRRHQQGQGDDSSHKKERKVYNDGYDDDNYDYIVKNGEKWMDRYEIDSLIGKGSFGQVVKAYDRVEQEWVAIKIIKNKKAFLNQAQIEVRLLELMNKHDTEMKYYIVHLKRHFMFRNHLCLVFEMLSYNLYDLLRNTNFRGVSLNLTRKFAQQMCTALLFLATPELSIIHCDLKPENILLCNPKRSAIKIVDFGSSCQLGQRIYQYIQSRFYRSPEVLLGMPYDLAIDMWSLGCILVEMHTGEPLFSGANEVDQMNKIVEVLGIPPAHILDQAPKARKFFEKLPDGSWNLKKTKDGKREYKPPGSRKLHNILGVETGGPGGRRAGESGHTVADYLKFKDLILRMLDYDPKTRIQPYYALQHSFFKKTADEGTNTSNSVSTSPAMEQSQSSGTTSSTSSSSGGSSGTSNSGRARSDPTHQHRHSGGHFTAAVQAMDCETHSPQVRQQFPAPLGWSGTEAPTQVTVETHPVQETTFHVAPQQNALHHHHGNSSHHHHHHHHHHHHHGQQALGNRTRPRVYNSPTNSSSTQDSMEVGHSHHSMTSLSSSTTSSSTSSSSTGNQGNQAYQNRPVAANTLDFGQNGAMDVNLTVYSNPRQETGIAGHPTYQFSANTGPAHYMTEGHLTMRQGADREESPMTGVCVQQSPVASS, encoded by the exons ATGGCTGGACAGATGCCCCATTCACATCAGTACAGTGACCGTCGCCAGCCAAACATAAGTGACCAACAGGTTTCTGCCTTATCGTATTCTGACCAGATTCAGCAACCTCTAACTAACCAG AGGCGGATGCCCCAAACCTTCCGTGACCCAGCAACTGCTCCCCTGAGAAAACTCTCTGTTGACTTGATCAAAACATACAAGCATATTAATGAG GTTTACTATGCAAAAAAGAAGCGAAGACACCAACAGGGCCAGGGAGACGATTCTAGTCATAAGAAGGAACGGAAGGTCTACAATGATGGTTATGATGATGATAACTATGATTATATTGTAAAAAACGGAGAAAAGTGGATGGATCGTTACGAAATTGACTCCTTGATAGGCAAAGGTTCCTTTGGTCAG GTTGTAAAGGCATATGATCGTGTGGAGCAAGAATGGGTtgccattaaaataataaagaacaagaaGGCTTTTCTGAATCAAGCCCAGATAGAAGTGCGACTTCTTGAGCTCATGAACAAACATGACACTGAAATGAAATACTACATAG tgCATTTGAAACGCCACTTTATGTTTCGAAACCATCTCTGTTTAGTTTTTGAAATGCTGTCCTACAACCTCTATGATTTGTTGAGAAACACCAATTTCCGAGGGGTCTCTTTGAATCTAACACGAAAGTTTGCGCAGCAGATGTGCACTGCACTGCTTTTCCTTGCGACTCCAGAACTTAGTATCATTCACTGTGACCTAAAACCTGAAAATATCCTTCTTTGTAACCCCAAACGCAGTGCAATCAAGATCGTTGACTTTGGCAGTTCTTGTCAATTGGGGCAGAGG ATATACCAGTATATTCAGAGTCGCTTTTACCGGTCTCCAGAGGTGCTACTGGGAATGCCTTATGACCTTGCCATTGACATGTGGTCCCTCGGGTGTATTTTGGTTGAAATGCACACTGGAGAACCTCTGTTCAGTGGTGCCAATGAG gtAGATCAGATGAATAAAATAGTGGAAGTTCTGGGTATTCCACCTGCTCATATTCTCGACCAAGCACCAAAAGCAAGAAAGTTCTTTGAGAAGTTGCCAGATGGCTCTTGGAACTTAAAGAAGACCAAAGATGGAAAACGG gAGTACAAACCACCAGGATCCCGTAAACTTCATAATATTCTTGGAGTAGAAACAGGAGGACCTGGTGGGCGGCGTGCTGGGGAGTCAGGTCATACGGTCGCTGACTACTTGAAGTTCAAAGACCTCATTTTAAGGATGCTTGATTATGACCCCAAAACACGAATTCAACCTTACTATGCTCTGCAGCACAGTTTCTTCAAGAAAACAGCTGACGAAGGTACAAATACAAGTAATAGTGTGTCTACAAGTCCCGCCATGGAGCAGTCCCAGTCTTCGGGCACCACCTCCAGCACATCGTCAAGCTCAG GTGGCTCATCGGGGACGAGCAACAGTGGGAGAGCCCGGTCAGATCCGACGCACCAGCATCGGCACAGCGGCGGGCACTTCACAGCTGCTGTGCAGGCCATGGACTGCGAGACACACAGTCCCCAG GTGCGTCAGCAATTTCCTGCTCCTCTTGGTTGGTCAGGCACTGAAGCTCCTACACAGGTCACTGTTGAAACTCATCCTGTTCAAGAAACCACCTTTCATGTAGCCCCTCAACAGAATGCATTGCATCATCACCATGGAAACAGttcccatcaccatcaccaccaccaccaccatcaccaccaccatggaCAACAAGCCTTGGGTAACCGGACCAGGCCAAGGGTCTACAATTCTCCAACGAATAGCTCCTCTACCCAAGATTCTATGGAGGTTGGCCACAGTCACCACTCCATGACATCCCTGTCTTCCTCAACGACTTCTTCCTCGACATCTTCCTCCTCTACTGGTAATCAAGGCAATCAGGCCTACCAGAATCGCCCAGTGGCTGCTAATACCTTGGACTTTGGACAAAATGGAGCTATGGACGTTAATTTGACCGTCTACTCCAATCCCCGCCAAGAGACTGGCATAGCTGGACATCCAACATACCAGTTTTCTGCTAATACAGGTCCTGCACATTACATGACTGAAGGACATCTGACAATGAGGCAAGGGGCTGATAGAGAAGAGTCCCCCATGACAGGAGTTTGTGTGCAACAGAGTCCTGTAGCTAGCTCGTGA